A single window of Pyrus communis chromosome 10, drPyrComm1.1, whole genome shotgun sequence DNA harbors:
- the LOC137747115 gene encoding RGG repeats nuclear RNA binding protein A-like: MATMNPFDLLGDDDAEDPSQLIAAQQQKLAAAPKKAVPPQPIKAGAQVQETKPAKLPSKPAPPAQAVRDAKNEAGRGGGRGGGRGYGYSRGRGGGGGYNRESSNYENTFSNSGAPPGQGALEDGDGKERHGYGGPRGPYRGGRRGGFGNAEVGDGERRRVFERRSGTGRGSEVKREGSGRGNWGSQADELSELTEEVANVTERHLGDEKPVEEGDAADGKKDTPANEPEEKEHEDKEMTLEEYQKVLEEKRKALQALKTTEERKVDAKEFESFQQLSNKKANDEIFIKLGSDKDKKKDAEKEEKSKKSVSINEFLKPAEGERFYNPGGRGRGRGRGSKGGGFSGNYSHSSAAAPSIEDPGQFPTLGGK; the protein is encoded by the exons ATGGCGACCATGAACCCGTTTGATTTGTTGGGTGACGATGATGCCGAGGACCCGTCGCAGCTGATCGCAGCTCAGCAGCAGAAACTGGCTGCAGCGCCCAAGAAGGCTGTCCCTCCTCAGCCGATCAAGGCAGGGGCTCAGGTTCAAGAGACCAAGCCGGCTAAGCTGCCTTCCAAGCCTGCACCTCCTGCTCAGGCTG TGAGGGATGCAAAGAATGAAGCTGGTCGTGGGGGAGGTCGTGGAGGTGGACGTGGATATGGTTATAGCCGTGgacgtggtggtggtggtggttacaACCGTGAATCATCCAATTATGAGAACACATTCAGCAACAGTGGAGCTCCTCCTGGTCAAGGTGCTCTTGAAGATGGTGATGGGAAGGAAAGGCATGGCTATGGTGGACCTCGTGGGCCTTACCGTGGTGGTCGCCGTGGTGGTTTTGGAAATGCGGAAGTTGGTGATGGAGAACGCCGCAGGGTATTTGAACGCCGTAGTGGGACTGGACGCGG aAGTGAAGTCAAACGCGAAGGTTCTGGTCGTGGCAACTGGGGGTCACAAGCTGATGAACTTTCTGA GCTGACTGAAGAAGTTGCCAATGTAACTGAAAGGCATTTGGGTGATGAGAAGCCTGTGGAAGAGGGAGATGCAGCAGATGGCAAGAAGGATACCCCTGCTAATGAACctgaagaaaaagaacatgaGGATAAG GAAATGACACTTGAAGAGTATCAGAAGGTGCTCGAAGAGAAGAGGAAGGCCCTTCAGGCACTTAAGACTACTGAGGAAAGGAAGGTTGATGCCAAGGAATTTGAATCATTCCAACAACTATCAAACAAGAAGGCCAATGATGAAATCTTCATTAAATTG GGCTCTGACAAGGATAAGAAGAAAGACGctgagaaggaagaaaaatccaaaaag TCTGTGAGCATCAATGAGTTCTTAAAACCTGCTGAAGGAGAGAGGTTCTACAACCCAGGTGGTCGTGGCCGTGGGCGCGGTCGTGGTTCCAAAGGAGGAGGGTTTAGCGGCAATTACTCGCATAGCAGTGCGGCAGCCCCATCCATTGAAGACCCTGGGCAGTTCCCTACCTTGGGCGGCAAGTGA